From one bacterium genomic stretch:
- a CDS encoding transposase — protein MDPALPFLVYDRDSIFSAEVTATIRNLGIEPIRTAYRSPWQNGFAERWVGTCRRELLDHVIVVGDGHLRRLLANYIAYYNVERVHTVLGDSPSGRPSQAQPSPSAEVVALPRVGGLHHRYA, from the coding sequence TTGGACCCCGCCCTTCCCTTTCTCGTCTACGATCGCGACTCGATCTTCTCGGCGGAGGTTACCGCCACGATCCGAAACCTTGGGATCGAGCCCATACGCACCGCGTACCGCAGTCCCTGGCAGAACGGGTTCGCCGAACGATGGGTGGGAACCTGTCGGCGTGAGCTCCTCGATCACGTGATCGTTGTCGGCGACGGCCACCTCCGGCGGCTTCTCGCGAACTACATCGCCTACTACAACGTCGAACGAGTCCACACTGTCCTCGGGGACTCACCCAGCGGACGCCCCAGCCAGGCCCAGCCTTCGCCGAGCGCAGAGGTGGTCGCCCTCCCTCGCGTGGGCGGTCTTCATCACCGATACGCC